A stretch of the Buchananella sp. 14KM1171 genome encodes the following:
- the glf gene encoding UDP-galactopyranose mutase produces the protein MNYDLLVVGSGLFGLTVAQQAASRFGLRVAVIERRPHVGGNAYSEIEPNTGIEVHRYGAHLFHTSNERVWDYVQQFTSFTPYVHKVWTTVGGVVYPMPVNLGTINQFFSTALSPTEARALIAEQAAEVAASEVTDFESKGISLVGRPLFEAFFKNYTAKQWQTDPRELPASIVSRLPVRYNYDNRYFNDTYEGLPTHGYTKWLENMVDHDRIDVFLDTDFFGDGPLSKAAAVGNIPVVYTGPVDRYFDYAAGDLSWRTVDFEEEIHEVGDFQGCPVMNYGDLDVPYTRIIEFRHFHPERDYQQERTVIFREFSRFAGHDDEPYYPINTAEDRARLLTYRELQKGQPEVFFGGRLGTYKYLDMHMAIASALTMVDNELAPLFAAKGTK, from the coding sequence GTGAACTACGACCTCCTTGTGGTCGGCTCAGGCCTGTTCGGCCTGACCGTTGCCCAGCAAGCTGCCTCCAGGTTCGGACTGCGCGTCGCCGTGATCGAACGGCGCCCGCACGTGGGCGGAAACGCCTACTCGGAGATCGAGCCCAACACGGGCATCGAGGTGCACCGCTACGGCGCGCACCTGTTCCACACCTCCAACGAGCGGGTCTGGGACTACGTGCAGCAGTTCACGTCCTTCACCCCCTACGTCCACAAGGTCTGGACCACGGTGGGCGGCGTGGTCTACCCCATGCCCGTCAACCTGGGCACCATCAACCAGTTCTTCTCCACCGCACTGTCCCCGACCGAGGCCAGGGCACTGATCGCCGAGCAGGCGGCCGAGGTCGCGGCCAGCGAGGTCACCGACTTCGAGTCCAAGGGCATCTCCCTGGTGGGGCGCCCTCTCTTCGAGGCCTTCTTCAAGAACTACACCGCCAAGCAGTGGCAGACCGACCCGCGCGAACTGCCCGCCTCCATCGTCTCCCGCCTGCCGGTGCGCTACAACTACGACAACCGCTACTTCAACGACACCTACGAGGGCCTGCCCACGCACGGCTACACGAAGTGGCTGGAAAACATGGTGGACCACGACCGCATCGACGTGTTCCTGGACACCGACTTCTTTGGCGACGGCCCCCTCAGCAAGGCCGCAGCCGTAGGCAACATCCCCGTGGTCTACACCGGCCCGGTCGACCGCTACTTCGACTACGCCGCCGGCGACCTGTCCTGGCGCACCGTGGACTTCGAGGAAGAAATCCACGAGGTCGGAGACTTCCAGGGCTGCCCCGTGATGAACTACGGCGACCTGGACGTGCCCTACACCCGCATCATCGAGTTCCGCCATTTCCACCCCGAGCGCGACTACCAGCAGGAGCGCACCGTCATCTTCCGCGAATTCTCCAGGTTCGCCGGCCACGACGACGAGCCCTACTACCCGATCAACACCGCAGAGGACCGCGCCCGCCTGCTCACCTACCGCGAGCTGCAAAAGGGCCAGCCCGAGGTCTTCTTCGGGGGCCGCCTGGGCACCTACAAGTACCTGGACATGCACATGGCCATCGCCTCCGCGCTGACCATGGTGGACAACGAGCTCGCCCCCCTGTTTGCCGCAAAGGGCACGAAGTGA
- a CDS encoding glycosyltransferase family 2 protein — protein MRVAAVVVTYNRRELLQKTLRALDAQTTPPEKIIVIDNASTDDTWQTLQGWESKTPLEAFRLAKNTGGAGGFYAGMEIAYEQGFEGFWIMDDDTVPRPPALEKLVESWQDAAAHQHPAPTFAASMVLWTDGEACRMNYPTAKWGWMAPLAHGKKWMNLDCTSFVSCLVTREAVEVCGLPYPEYFIWFDDAEYTYRLSKWSSGIFVPDSVVDHLMPSNDPVFWGMVTESNFWKFSKGARNQVSAGISLRRGDILANIFQSMISQMATSKAPIKLRLRLIWAMLSGLWFRPKVRYPRSIGHKVYDRGNLRRLGE, from the coding sequence GTGCGAGTTGCTGCCGTGGTGGTGACCTACAACCGGCGCGAGCTGCTGCAGAAGACCCTGCGCGCGCTGGACGCCCAGACCACGCCCCCAGAGAAGATCATCGTGATCGACAACGCGTCGACCGACGACACCTGGCAGACCCTGCAGGGCTGGGAGAGCAAGACCCCGCTGGAGGCCTTCCGCCTGGCCAAGAACACCGGTGGCGCCGGCGGCTTCTACGCAGGCATGGAGATCGCCTACGAGCAGGGCTTCGAGGGCTTTTGGATCATGGACGACGACACCGTGCCGCGCCCGCCCGCCCTGGAGAAGCTGGTGGAGAGCTGGCAGGACGCCGCCGCCCACCAGCACCCGGCCCCCACGTTCGCCGCCTCCATGGTGCTGTGGACCGACGGCGAGGCCTGCCGCATGAACTACCCCACCGCCAAGTGGGGGTGGATGGCCCCGCTGGCGCACGGCAAGAAGTGGATGAACCTGGACTGCACCTCCTTCGTGTCCTGCCTGGTCACCCGCGAGGCCGTGGAGGTGTGCGGCCTGCCCTACCCCGAGTACTTCATCTGGTTCGACGACGCCGAGTACACCTACCGCCTGTCCAAGTGGAGCAGCGGCATCTTTGTGCCCGACTCCGTGGTGGACCACCTCATGCCCTCCAACGACCCCGTGTTCTGGGGCATGGTCACCGAGTCCAACTTCTGGAAGTTCTCCAAGGGCGCGCGCAACCAGGTCTCCGCCGGCATCTCCCTGCGCCGGGGCGACATCCTGGCCAACATCTTCCAGAGCATGATCAGCCAGATGGCCACCTCCAAGGCCCCCATCAAGCTGCGCCTGCGCCTGATCTGGGCCATGCTCAGCGGCCTGTGGTTCCGCCCCAAGGTGCGCTACCCGCGCTCGATCGGCCACAAGGTCTACGATCGCGGCAACCTGCGCCGCCTGGGGGAGTAG
- a CDS encoding ABC transporter permease → MSAEQQAYKTPGISSGLFEVFKNPFLTGLIVHKELRARYRGSLFGMLWSYAKPLTQFTVFYFAIGVFMRMNKAIPDYVIYMFSGVILINYFSEVLGNATRAVVGNGALVKKIYLPRELFPVSALWVALVHFVPQLVVLVAGALLFGWAPSLTQIAAILVGFLIVSCFALGLGLFAGALNVFYRDAENFVDLALMLVTWISPVLYTWQMVYEVASSKGMEWIWYLYQLNPISVAVELFHYGFWQSATTPPEISALPPSMFNHTAIAALVSLLTLVVGELYFRRADARFAQEL, encoded by the coding sequence GTGAGCGCGGAGCAGCAGGCGTACAAGACGCCCGGCATCTCCAGCGGCCTGTTCGAGGTATTCAAGAACCCCTTCCTCACCGGGCTGATCGTGCACAAGGAGCTGCGCGCCCGCTACCGGGGCTCCCTGTTCGGGATGCTGTGGAGCTACGCCAAGCCACTGACCCAGTTCACGGTCTTCTACTTCGCCATCGGCGTGTTCATGCGGATGAACAAGGCCATCCCGGACTACGTGATCTACATGTTCTCCGGCGTCATCCTCATCAACTACTTCAGCGAGGTGCTGGGCAACGCCACCCGCGCCGTGGTCGGCAACGGCGCACTGGTGAAGAAGATCTACCTACCCAGGGAGCTGTTCCCAGTCTCGGCGCTGTGGGTGGCCCTAGTGCACTTCGTGCCCCAACTGGTGGTGCTCGTGGCCGGCGCCCTCCTGTTCGGGTGGGCCCCCAGCCTCACCCAGATCGCCGCCATCCTGGTCGGATTCCTCATCGTCTCCTGCTTCGCGCTGGGGCTGGGCCTGTTCGCCGGTGCCCTCAACGTCTTCTACCGCGACGCGGAGAACTTCGTGGACCTGGCCCTCATGCTGGTCACCTGGATCTCCCCGGTCCTCTACACCTGGCAGATGGTCTACGAGGTAGCCAGCTCCAAGGGCATGGAGTGGATCTGGTACCTCTACCAGCTCAACCCGATCAGCGTGGCCGTGGAGCTGTTCCACTACGGCTTTTGGCAGTCCGCCACCACCCCGCCAGAGATCTCCGCCCTCCCACCCAGCATGTTCAACCACACCGCCATCGCCGCCCTGGTCTCCCTGCTGACCCTGGTGGTCGGGGAGCTCTACTTCCGCCGCGCGGACGCCCGCTTTGCTCAGGAGCTGTGA
- a CDS encoding glycosyltransferase family 2 protein — protein sequence MASTPLVTIVMRTKDRVILLDRAVRDCAAQTWKNFELVIVNDGGDPAEVDALLARHEEKLAGRARVIHNETSQGMEHASNQAIESSTGKYICIHDDDDTWAPTFLETCVNRLEEKPHLGGVAVRTEVVLERIHDNTVTELGRLKAWPEVKQFSLSLLMKENIAVPISCMYPRAVVEKLGGFRDDLPVVGDWEFHLRLAVGYEVDFIDGKPLAFWHQRRSQKGVLGNSVFAGKEEHKYFDLKVRDEYLREYAARNGVGALLWQAAVFADMRHSSQTLFSWANWKVRRVLAAIFKRGNA from the coding sequence ATGGCTTCCACGCCTCTTGTCACGATCGTTATGCGCACCAAGGACCGCGTCATTCTCCTGGACCGGGCGGTGCGGGACTGCGCGGCGCAGACCTGGAAGAACTTCGAGCTGGTGATCGTCAACGACGGCGGCGACCCCGCCGAGGTTGACGCCCTGCTGGCGCGCCACGAGGAGAAGCTGGCCGGGCGGGCGCGTGTCATCCACAACGAGACCTCCCAGGGCATGGAGCACGCCTCCAACCAGGCGATCGAGTCCTCCACCGGCAAGTACATCTGCATCCACGACGACGACGACACCTGGGCCCCCACCTTCCTGGAGACCTGCGTCAACCGTCTGGAGGAGAAGCCTCACCTGGGCGGCGTGGCCGTGCGTACAGAGGTGGTGCTGGAGCGGATCCACGACAACACCGTCACCGAGCTGGGCCGCCTGAAGGCGTGGCCGGAGGTCAAGCAGTTCTCCCTCTCCCTGCTGATGAAGGAGAACATCGCGGTCCCGATCTCCTGCATGTACCCGCGCGCCGTGGTGGAGAAGCTGGGCGGCTTCCGCGACGACCTGCCGGTGGTGGGCGACTGGGAGTTCCACCTGCGCCTGGCGGTGGGCTACGAGGTGGACTTCATCGACGGCAAGCCGCTGGCGTTCTGGCACCAGCGCCGCAGCCAGAAGGGCGTGCTCGGCAACTCCGTGTTCGCGGGCAAGGAGGAGCACAAGTACTTCGACCTGAAGGTGCGCGACGAGTACCTGCGCGAGTACGCCGCCCGCAACGGCGTGGGTGCCCTGCTGTGGCAGGCCGCCGTGTTCGCGGACATGCGTCACTCCTCCCAGACCCTGTTCTCGTGGGCGAACTGGAAGGTGCGCCGCGTGCTGGCCGCCATCTTCAAGCGCGGCAACGCCTGA
- a CDS encoding glycosyltransferase: MAAQTRGGEDIRVYAVVVAYNRRDLLSQTLAGLEAQTRPVDGLVVVDNASTDDSAQVAAASPAVSEVLSLPRNTGGAGGFTAGIARAMTLLGWGEGPVPAGATDFVWLMDDDTIPTPTALEELLAARRAYGGNPALLASKAVWTDGTEHPMNKPRSRPFLRRELHQQAAALGLRHVRTASFVSILLDARAIGAVGLPRAGYFLWNDDFEYTASLLRGRVGLYVPASVVVHATKVLGDSSADPGDRFEWEVRNKLWALRSPRTFNCLERAAYSGSTVLRWGRTLRASADRPRLWAAGKRGLRDGVFPAPTNTAVFAGTPVEQEVASWEGQDAQVASLERFEAAPTGPGERTGAHLPGVSVLLSCWRGDDPAHLRAAVASITTGQSHRPDELVIVVDGPVPGALNEAASQAARESGVAAVIVRLERNVGLARALNAGMRFCSHDVIARQDADDVSLAARLATQLPLVAAGNDLVGSAIREFNTDPAEDGFVRSLPTQHEQIAALMASRSPFNHPSVVFTKQAVESAGGYLHLDLMEDYWLFARMLAAGARCANSDQVLVAYRIGAGAYGRRGGFRLLKSELRIQWRLRQLGVTTLAQAARNVLLRGVYRMIPTSVREPIYRAVVRRKP, from the coding sequence ATGGCAGCACAGACTCGGGGCGGCGAGGACATCCGCGTCTACGCGGTCGTGGTGGCTTACAACCGCCGCGACCTGCTTTCGCAGACCCTGGCGGGGCTAGAGGCGCAGACCCGGCCGGTGGACGGCCTGGTGGTGGTAGACAACGCCTCCACCGACGACTCGGCGCAGGTCGCCGCCGCCAGTCCCGCCGTCTCCGAGGTGCTCAGCCTGCCGCGCAACACCGGTGGGGCGGGCGGATTCACCGCAGGTATCGCGCGCGCCATGACCCTGCTGGGCTGGGGGGAGGGGCCCGTGCCGGCCGGCGCCACCGACTTCGTGTGGTTGATGGACGACGACACCATCCCCACCCCGACCGCGCTGGAGGAATTGCTGGCCGCGCGCCGCGCCTACGGCGGCAACCCGGCCCTGCTGGCCTCTAAGGCGGTGTGGACCGACGGCACCGAGCACCCCATGAACAAGCCCCGCTCGCGGCCCTTCCTGCGTCGCGAGCTGCACCAGCAGGCCGCCGCCCTGGGGCTGCGGCACGTGCGCACCGCCTCCTTCGTCTCCATCCTGTTGGACGCCCGCGCGATCGGCGCGGTGGGGCTGCCGCGCGCCGGCTACTTCCTGTGGAACGACGACTTCGAGTACACCGCCTCCCTGCTGCGCGGCCGCGTGGGCCTCTACGTGCCGGCCTCGGTGGTGGTGCACGCCACCAAGGTGCTGGGTGACTCCAGCGCCGACCCGGGCGACCGCTTCGAGTGGGAGGTGCGCAACAAACTGTGGGCGCTGCGCTCCCCGCGCACCTTCAACTGCCTGGAGCGCGCCGCCTACTCCGGCTCCACGGTGCTGCGCTGGGGCCGCACCCTGCGCGCCTCCGCGGACCGGCCCCGGCTGTGGGCCGCCGGCAAGCGCGGCCTGCGCGACGGCGTCTTCCCCGCCCCGACCAACACGGCCGTCTTCGCCGGCACGCCGGTGGAGCAGGAGGTGGCCAGCTGGGAGGGGCAGGACGCCCAGGTGGCCAGCCTCGAGCGCTTCGAGGCCGCACCCACCGGGCCGGGGGAGCGCACCGGCGCCCACCTGCCGGGCGTGAGCGTGCTCCTGTCCTGCTGGCGCGGCGACGACCCGGCCCACCTGCGTGCCGCCGTCGCCTCCATCACCACCGGCCAGAGCCACCGGCCCGACGAGCTGGTGATCGTGGTGGACGGCCCGGTGCCGGGCGCCCTGAACGAGGCGGCCAGTCAGGCGGCGCGGGAGAGCGGGGTGGCCGCCGTGATCGTGCGGCTCGAGCGCAACGTCGGCCTTGCCCGCGCCCTGAACGCCGGCATGCGTTTTTGCAGCCACGACGTGATCGCCCGCCAGGATGCCGACGACGTCTCGCTGGCCGCCCGGCTGGCCACGCAGCTGCCCCTCGTGGCGGCCGGCAACGACCTGGTGGGGAGCGCAATCCGCGAGTTCAACACGGACCCGGCCGAGGACGGCTTTGTGCGCAGCCTGCCCACTCAGCACGAGCAGATCGCCGCGCTGATGGCCTCCCGCAGCCCCTTCAACCACCCCTCGGTGGTGTTCACCAAGCAGGCGGTGGAAAGCGCCGGCGGCTACCTCCACCTGGACCTGATGGAGGACTACTGGCTCTTCGCCCGCATGCTCGCCGCGGGCGCCCGCTGCGCCAACAGCGACCAGGTGCTGGTGGCCTACCGGATCGGCGCCGGCGCCTACGGCAGGCGCGGCGGCTTCAGGCTGCTCAAGAGCGAACTGCGCATCCAGTGGCGCCTGCGCCAGCTGGGTGTGACTACCCTGGCGCAGGCCGCCCGCAACGTGCTGCTGCGGGGCGTCTACCGAATGATCCCGACGAGCGTGAGGGAACCTATCTACCGCGCCGTCGTTAGGAGGAAACCCTAA
- a CDS encoding DUF6541 family protein — translation MSWYSAFPEAVLLVVAAFLPGLALGYAARLRGLFLWATAPVFSVALAGGGALVSQYLGIPWGWGAYLGVSVLCAGLAWAVVRLLERLGGPVEPWQAPLAPTAVGAAIAAPFLAWALKAGMVIPNAPAQTYDAVFHLSGLRYILETGKGSSLAFSAVANTQGGATFYPAGWHDLVVMGAYKNPVVAANVMSFVLVCLVLPLGVGALATVLAPKLRWAGLFGALLAAVPAAFPVRLLTWGTLWPYTLGITLLPASLALAVVLLTGLRVRRWGALVTALLLIGLTVFSGGIAHPSAGITLLMVLLPLLVVRIYSTWNAGQKGAAAIFGALLVADLVFLRFVLTTAGDALRKFEREPTVGLKKALVKLVSDGFDSPYDLPYQFWPGIVLLLAGTAALLLGKQHRWFIASAAAVGYLWVLSVAIHLPGYWLLGAWYFEPQRLAGTAALFSTVFWALGAAYITDHIRAKRESYAAALVAAALVLSTGGLNALIHRNELRQTYVMDDDPEELVDTAELALIERSKEYLDPNGRVLGSPFHGTSFFYVLNGQPVTHTAIGGMWNVDTDRLAAYLGQEGYTEAVCERLRNQGVKYMYVDTEIFWPEHWWHPYFYGIDPTSKLRRDGGLKLLDNTSTAALYELTGCR, via the coding sequence GTGAGCTGGTACAGCGCCTTTCCGGAGGCAGTGCTACTGGTAGTGGCCGCCTTCCTCCCCGGACTGGCCCTAGGCTATGCCGCCCGCCTGCGCGGACTGTTCTTATGGGCGACCGCCCCCGTCTTCAGCGTGGCGCTGGCGGGCGGCGGCGCGCTCGTCTCCCAGTACCTGGGCATCCCGTGGGGCTGGGGCGCCTACCTGGGCGTGAGCGTGCTCTGCGCGGGACTGGCCTGGGCGGTGGTTAGGCTGCTGGAGCGCCTGGGCGGCCCGGTGGAGCCCTGGCAGGCCCCCCTGGCCCCCACCGCGGTCGGTGCCGCGATCGCTGCGCCCTTCCTGGCCTGGGCCCTCAAGGCCGGCATGGTCATCCCCAACGCGCCCGCGCAGACCTACGACGCCGTCTTCCACCTCTCCGGGCTGCGCTACATCCTCGAGACCGGCAAGGGCTCCTCCCTGGCCTTCTCTGCGGTAGCAAACACCCAGGGGGGTGCCACCTTCTACCCGGCCGGCTGGCACGACCTGGTTGTGATGGGCGCCTACAAGAACCCCGTGGTGGCCGCCAACGTCATGTCCTTCGTGCTGGTCTGCCTGGTCCTCCCGCTCGGAGTGGGGGCGCTGGCCACCGTGCTCGCCCCCAAGCTGCGCTGGGCCGGCCTGTTCGGCGCGCTGCTGGCGGCGGTCCCGGCCGCATTCCCCGTCCGCCTGCTCACCTGGGGCACCCTGTGGCCCTACACCCTCGGCATCACCCTGCTACCCGCCTCCCTGGCCCTGGCCGTCGTCCTGCTCACGGGCCTGCGCGTTCGCCGATGGGGCGCGCTGGTAACCGCGCTGCTCCTCATCGGACTGACCGTCTTCAGCGGCGGGATCGCCCACCCGAGCGCGGGAATCACCCTGCTCATGGTGTTGCTTCCCCTACTGGTGGTGCGGATCTACTCCACCTGGAACGCGGGGCAGAAGGGCGCCGCCGCCATCTTCGGGGCGCTCCTGGTGGCCGATCTGGTGTTCCTGCGCTTCGTGCTGACCACGGCAGGAGACGCGCTACGAAAGTTCGAGCGCGAACCCACCGTCGGCCTGAAGAAAGCCCTGGTCAAGCTGGTCAGCGACGGCTTCGACTCGCCCTACGACCTGCCCTACCAGTTCTGGCCCGGCATCGTCCTACTGCTGGCCGGCACCGCTGCCCTCCTGCTCGGCAAGCAGCACCGCTGGTTCATCGCCTCCGCCGCAGCGGTCGGCTACCTGTGGGTCCTCTCCGTTGCGATCCACCTGCCCGGCTACTGGCTGCTGGGCGCCTGGTACTTCGAGCCGCAGCGCCTGGCAGGCACCGCCGCCCTGTTCTCCACCGTCTTCTGGGCGCTCGGGGCCGCCTACATCACCGACCACATCAGGGCCAAGCGGGAAAGCTACGCCGCCGCCCTGGTGGCCGCGGCCCTCGTGCTCTCCACCGGCGGGCTCAACGCCCTGATCCACCGCAACGAGCTGCGCCAGACCTACGTCATGGACGACGACCCCGAGGAACTGGTGGACACCGCCGAGCTCGCCCTGATCGAGCGCTCCAAGGAATACCTGGACCCCAACGGGCGCGTGCTGGGCTCGCCCTTCCATGGCACCAGCTTCTTCTACGTCCTCAACGGCCAACCCGTCACCCACACCGCCATCGGCGGCATGTGGAACGTCGACACCGACCGGCTGGCCGCCTACCTGGGCCAGGAGGGCTACACCGAGGCCGTCTGCGAGCGCCTGCGCAACCAGGGCGTGAAGTACATGTACGTCGACACCGAGATCTTCTGGCCCGAGCACTGGTGGCACCCCTACTTCTACGGCATCGACCCGACCAGCAAGCTGCGCCGCGACGGCGGGCTCAAGCTACTGGACAACACCTCCACCGCCGCCCTCTACGAGCTCACCGGGTGCCGATGA
- a CDS encoding WhiB family transcriptional regulator: MWNIFGDGPIEPSANLLAELLGRDESKHAWRDLALCAQTDPDAFYPEKGGSTLPAKAVCANCEVRQQCLEFALENDERFGIWGGMSDRERRRYKQSRRR; the protein is encoded by the coding sequence ATGTGGAACATTTTCGGCGATGGCCCCATCGAGCCCTCTGCCAACCTGCTCGCCGAACTGCTTGGCCGGGATGAGTCCAAGCACGCCTGGCGCGACCTGGCCCTGTGCGCCCAGACCGACCCGGACGCCTTCTACCCGGAAAAGGGCGGCTCCACCCTGCCCGCCAAGGCCGTGTGCGCCAACTGCGAGGTGCGTCAGCAGTGCCTGGAATTCGCGCTCGAGAACGATGAGCGCTTCGGCATCTGGGGTGGCATGAGCGACCGCGAGCGGCGCCGCTACAAGCAGAGCCGCAGGCGGTAA
- a CDS encoding TIGR03089 family protein: MESSLRALARSQGPVLTDYTRGERVELNAPVVARWVAKVADLVLEETGGDHATVALCLPPSWRTVVWALGAVAAGAQVRCPSAASPSGLADAVAALPQEPAVLVSDAALAAPLADLCLVQPMPALALYAHDVPPGWIDAGADLMGRPDSLPPLGPPGTLEGAPLAEGGGVAAGGRFLLPTEGGWLRRACEIVLAGGSVVLVEAGLPQAEVARLCQAERAQLAAAPR; this comes from the coding sequence GTGGAAAGCAGTCTGCGGGCACTTGCCCGCTCCCAAGGCCCGGTCCTGACGGACTACACGCGCGGTGAGCGCGTGGAACTCAACGCGCCCGTGGTCGCCCGCTGGGTGGCCAAGGTGGCCGACCTGGTGCTGGAGGAGACCGGCGGGGATCACGCCACGGTGGCGCTCTGCCTGCCGCCCTCCTGGCGGACGGTCGTGTGGGCGCTGGGGGCCGTGGCCGCCGGGGCGCAGGTGCGCTGCCCCTCCGCCGCCTCCCCCTCCGGCCTGGCCGACGCCGTCGCAGCCCTGCCGCAGGAGCCTGCCGTGCTGGTCAGCGACGCCGCACTGGCCGCCCCGCTCGCCGACCTGTGCCTAGTCCAGCCGATGCCCGCGCTGGCGCTCTACGCGCACGACGTTCCGCCCGGTTGGATCGATGCCGGCGCCGACCTGATGGGCAGGCCGGACTCCCTGCCCCCGCTCGGCCCGCCCGGCACGCTGGAAGGCGCGCCCCTAGCGGAGGGCGGCGGGGTGGCCGCAGGCGGGCGTTTCCTGCTGCCCACCGAGGGCGGCTGGCTGAGGCGCGCCTGCGAAATCGTCCTGGCGGGCGGCAGCGTCGTACTGGTGGAGGCCGGGCTGCCGCAGGCCGAGGTGGCGCGCCTGTGCCAGGCCGAACGCGCCCAACTCGCGGCGGCGCCGCGCTGA
- a CDS encoding ABC transporter ATP-binding protein — protein MSVIVVEDVVKDFKLHNNSTLKDRLVRMITRRTGDTTNQFRALDGVSFTVEAGDSIGLIGYNGSGKSTMLKLISGVMRPDQGKVRYKGRMAGLIEVGAGFHPDLTGRENVFLNGAILGMTKAQIEAAFDDIVAFSEIEKFIDTEVRFYSSGMFLRLAFAVAVHTDPDIFLVDEILAVGDEPFQRKCLDRIHELQDQNKSLVIVSHDLDLIKSLCNRGILLEQGKVKVDGTSAEAVDALRA, from the coding sequence ATGTCTGTGATCGTGGTTGAGGACGTCGTCAAGGACTTCAAACTCCACAACAACTCCACCCTGAAGGACCGCCTGGTGCGCATGATCACCCGCCGCACCGGTGACACCACCAACCAGTTCCGGGCCCTGGACGGGGTCTCCTTCACCGTCGAGGCCGGCGACTCCATCGGCCTGATCGGCTACAACGGCTCCGGCAAGTCCACCATGCTCAAGCTGATCTCCGGCGTCATGCGCCCCGACCAGGGCAAGGTGCGCTACAAGGGCCGCATGGCCGGCCTGATCGAGGTGGGGGCGGGCTTCCACCCGGACCTGACCGGCCGGGAGAACGTGTTCCTCAACGGCGCCATCCTGGGCATGACCAAGGCGCAGATCGAGGCCGCCTTCGACGACATCGTGGCCTTCTCAGAGATCGAGAAGTTCATCGACACCGAGGTGCGCTTCTACTCCTCCGGCATGTTCCTGCGCCTGGCCTTCGCCGTGGCGGTCCACACCGACCCGGACATCTTCCTGGTAGACGAGATCCTGGCGGTGGGTGACGAGCCCTTCCAGCGCAAGTGCCTGGACCGCATCCACGAACTGCAGGACCAAAACAAGTCCCTGGTGATCGTCAGCCACGACCTGGACCTGATCAAGTCCCTGTGCAATAGGGGCATCCTGCTAGAGCAGGGAAAGGTTAAGGTGGACGGAACGTCCGCCGAGGCCGTAGACGCCCTGCGGGCCTGA